A genome region from Brooklawnia propionicigenes includes the following:
- a CDS encoding type IV secretory system conjugative DNA transfer family protein, which yields MASARALTRRAGTLRPSLSQPTPADLGYRLGSIGRQAVWASVEDSMLIVGPPRSGKGLHVVIPAILDAPGAVVTTSTRPDNLTATLAARRRAGGKVAVFDPQHLAEGIPAGLRWSPIRGCESPQTAMIRATGLASATGLSAGGVEGGDFWEGKTRSVLQSLLHAAALDHRSPTELFRWTLDPVAAAEAVAILTNHPNAATGWADSLHTMIDADPKTRDSIWQGVSLALASLADPRVLDAVSPADGESFDPETFIRERGTLYLLATGAGAGNSAALVAAFVEDLVETARRMAARSAGARLDPPLLLALDEIGNLAPLPSLPTLMAEGGGTGITTMAVLQSLAQARDRWSEHQANAIWDASIVKIVLGGASNSRDLQDLSTLIGDRDEYTDSSTVGDYGSRSNQRSVRRVPIMAPDRIRTLPFGTAVTLLRAAPPIITDLRPWPARPDGRQLAADRKQIAEQLQAAAPRANATAKQP from the coding sequence GTGGCGTCTGCGCGGGCACTGACGCGACGAGCAGGGACGCTGCGCCCGTCCCTGTCGCAGCCCACGCCCGCCGACCTCGGCTACCGGCTCGGAAGCATCGGCAGGCAGGCGGTGTGGGCGAGCGTCGAGGACTCGATGCTGATCGTCGGTCCACCCCGCTCAGGCAAGGGTCTGCACGTCGTGATTCCAGCGATCCTCGACGCCCCAGGTGCGGTGGTTACGACCAGCACCCGGCCCGACAACCTCACCGCGACCCTCGCGGCGCGCAGACGCGCGGGCGGCAAGGTAGCCGTGTTCGACCCCCAGCACTTGGCCGAGGGCATCCCGGCCGGCCTGCGGTGGTCGCCGATCCGGGGATGCGAATCGCCGCAGACAGCGATGATCCGCGCCACCGGTCTCGCCTCCGCGACCGGGCTGTCGGCTGGCGGTGTGGAAGGCGGTGATTTCTGGGAGGGCAAGACCCGTTCCGTGCTCCAATCGTTGCTCCACGCCGCGGCTCTCGATCACCGCAGCCCGACTGAACTGTTTCGCTGGACTTTGGACCCCGTTGCGGCGGCCGAGGCCGTCGCGATCCTCACCAACCACCCGAACGCGGCGACTGGGTGGGCCGACTCGCTGCACACGATGATCGACGCCGACCCCAAGACCCGGGACTCGATCTGGCAAGGCGTCTCTCTCGCCTTGGCGTCCCTGGCAGATCCGCGCGTCCTCGATGCCGTCTCCCCGGCCGATGGGGAGAGCTTCGACCCGGAGACGTTCATCCGAGAGCGCGGAACCCTGTACCTGCTGGCCACCGGTGCTGGCGCCGGGAACAGTGCCGCCCTGGTGGCAGCGTTCGTGGAAGACCTCGTGGAGACGGCCCGCCGTATGGCCGCTCGCTCCGCTGGTGCCCGGCTCGACCCTCCGCTGTTGCTGGCCCTCGATGAGATCGGGAACCTTGCCCCTCTGCCCAGCCTGCCGACGCTCATGGCCGAAGGTGGAGGGACCGGGATCACGACGATGGCCGTCCTGCAATCGCTCGCGCAAGCACGGGATCGGTGGTCCGAGCATCAAGCCAACGCGATCTGGGATGCCTCCATCGTGAAGATCGTTCTCGGCGGAGCATCGAACTCCCGCGACCTGCAAGACCTCTCCACGCTCATCGGAGATCGCGACGAATACACCGACTCCTCAACCGTCGGGGACTACGGCTCCCGCTCCAACCAGCGATCCGTCCGCAGAGTTCCGATCATGGCGCCCGACCGCATCCGCACACTGCCGTTCGGTACTGCGGTCACCCTGCTGCGCGCAGCCCCGCCGATCATCACCGACCTGCGTCCTTGGCCGGCTCGTCCCGATGGTCGGCAACTCGCCGCCGACCGCAAGCAGATCGCGGAACAGCTGCAAGCCGCCGCGCCCCGCGCCAACGCGACAGCCAAGCAGCCCTGA
- a CDS encoding single-stranded DNA-binding protein, with amino-acid sequence MTTEPHEMTSEAPDVREGFYGFVASTPRLTYSDDGTPRLYFKAGQEHYQYDNGTRTKLTTTFHDVVAFNGAAQWGADKLAKQDWFLAHGRTSPNVNPNTGVEEQQFIASRLGHDLARTTYDIDRSQRRSAGREAVERGQDRAAGFEEPERDEPAHAAARTM; translated from the coding sequence ATGACTACCGAACCGCACGAGATGACTTCAGAGGCCCCCGATGTGCGCGAAGGCTTCTACGGCTTCGTCGCCTCCACCCCGAGGCTGACATACTCCGACGACGGCACGCCGCGGCTCTACTTCAAGGCCGGGCAGGAGCACTACCAGTACGACAACGGCACCCGGACCAAGCTCACGACCACATTCCACGATGTCGTCGCGTTCAACGGAGCCGCACAGTGGGGCGCCGACAAGCTCGCCAAGCAGGACTGGTTCCTCGCCCACGGGCGCACCAGCCCCAACGTGAACCCGAACACCGGCGTCGAGGAACAGCAGTTCATCGCCAGCAGGCTCGGCCACGACCTCGCCCGCACGACCTACGACATCGACCGCTCCCAGCGCCGCAGCGCAGGACGCGAAGCTGTCGAACGCGGCCAGGACCGCGCCGCCGGTTTCGAGGAACCCGAACGCGATGAGCCCGCTCACGCCGCCGCTCGGACGATGTGA
- a CDS encoding PrsW family intramembrane metalloprotease, with the protein MVQPPFLSPRQTRFVPMSVLIGGIVAYLALLFVLVLTQDAALFPALLLVGALTVPLTVLLWASNGPRGELLPSGIILVTALVGGVVGILVAAICESIAAAVLGDSMLLLVGLIEETAKLIVPLIILAVAYPRTAQGGVVIGVAAGAGFAVLETMGYGFNALLGNGGGLGAVDATLLVRGVFAPAGHITWTGVLCAAIWFWRSGRRPGLGALATIGAYLGAIILHTVWDVAASIPLHVIVGLLSLAVLVRVVVAAHHAQGSDGAPQPADVPWTGAPPMGPYGQGPTLPPTIG; encoded by the coding sequence ATGGTGCAGCCACCTTTCCTTTCACCTCGCCAGACCCGGTTCGTTCCGATGAGTGTGCTTATCGGCGGCATCGTCGCCTATCTCGCACTCCTGTTCGTCCTCGTGTTGACCCAGGATGCGGCTCTGTTCCCTGCGCTGCTCCTGGTCGGAGCGCTCACGGTGCCGCTGACCGTGCTGTTGTGGGCATCGAACGGGCCCCGCGGCGAGCTGTTGCCCTCCGGGATCATCCTGGTGACTGCCCTGGTCGGCGGTGTCGTGGGAATCCTCGTGGCAGCCATCTGCGAATCGATCGCAGCCGCTGTACTCGGAGATTCCATGCTGCTGTTGGTAGGCCTCATTGAGGAGACGGCAAAACTCATCGTGCCCCTGATCATCCTGGCTGTCGCCTATCCGCGCACCGCGCAGGGTGGGGTCGTCATCGGAGTGGCCGCGGGAGCCGGCTTCGCGGTGCTGGAAACCATGGGCTACGGATTCAATGCGCTGCTGGGCAACGGCGGCGGTCTGGGTGCAGTCGATGCGACCCTGCTGGTCCGCGGGGTCTTCGCCCCGGCGGGTCACATCACCTGGACGGGCGTGCTGTGCGCAGCCATCTGGTTCTGGCGTTCCGGAAGACGTCCCGGCCTCGGCGCCCTCGCGACGATCGGCGCCTACCTCGGGGCGATCATCCTGCACACGGTCTGGGACGTCGCTGCCTCCATCCCGTTGCACGTGATCGTCGGCCTGCTGAGCCTGGCCGTACTCGTCCGGGTCGTGGTGGCCGCGCATCATGCCCAGGGAAGCGACGGCGCCCCCCAGCCGGCCGACGTGCCGTGGACGGGAGCGCCGCCGATGGGTCCCTACGGCCAGGGCCCGACGCTGCCACCCACGATCGGCTGA
- a CDS encoding aldehyde dehydrogenase family protein: MNATQQLTSLEPGMIIPVGGDRYTQVDADLAAAFQPGDRLYSVQDTGVLLHVPAAVHEAVTLQVDAAASAFEQLRSTRREQIAEFYRAFAANLTASWPQIAAANVDDEQRAKAAGRSTTRLVVSEKTRDEMVAGLQGWAERVEHELATGAGNEIGRVDHDDWNVRIVTAPLGVIAFVFEGRPNVLADAAGVVATGNTAVLRIGSDALATAQAICETSLDPALQQAGLPAGTISLIPVRERSAGWALFSDRRLALAVVRGSGRAVTELSSVARQSGIPVSAHGTGGAWMIADSSADGARFGAAVRHSLDRKVCNTLNVAVVVADRAEELIPVLLGAADQAAAARGGVARLHVASGSEGWLPADVFTTTIEVKRAAGVVEEPRATLLPVHRLGTEWEWEDTPEISIVVVDGLEQAAGLFNSYSPHFVASLIAEDATAQARFRALVDAPFLGDGFTRWVDGQYALDQPELGLSNWERGRLLARGGVLTGADLTTRQLFAHHDDPQQHR, translated from the coding sequence GTGAATGCGACCCAGCAGCTCACCTCGCTTGAGCCGGGCATGATCATCCCGGTCGGGGGAGACCGCTACACCCAGGTCGACGCCGACCTGGCAGCAGCCTTCCAGCCCGGTGACCGCCTCTACTCCGTGCAGGACACCGGCGTTCTGCTGCATGTGCCCGCCGCGGTGCACGAGGCCGTGACCCTCCAGGTGGACGCTGCCGCGTCCGCCTTCGAGCAGCTGCGCAGCACCCGCCGCGAACAGATCGCCGAGTTCTACCGGGCCTTCGCCGCCAACCTCACCGCGTCCTGGCCGCAGATCGCCGCCGCCAATGTGGACGACGAACAACGCGCCAAGGCCGCCGGACGCTCCACCACCCGGCTGGTCGTCAGCGAGAAGACCCGCGACGAAATGGTGGCCGGCCTCCAAGGCTGGGCCGAGCGTGTCGAACACGAACTGGCCACGGGCGCTGGCAACGAGATCGGCCGCGTCGATCACGACGACTGGAATGTCCGAATCGTCACCGCACCGCTGGGGGTGATCGCCTTCGTCTTCGAGGGACGCCCCAACGTGCTGGCCGACGCCGCCGGTGTGGTCGCCACCGGCAACACCGCCGTGCTCCGCATCGGATCGGACGCGCTGGCCACCGCCCAGGCCATCTGCGAAACCTCGCTCGACCCCGCCCTGCAGCAGGCCGGGCTGCCGGCCGGCACGATCTCGCTGATCCCGGTTCGCGAACGCTCGGCAGGCTGGGCACTGTTCAGCGACCGGCGGCTGGCGCTGGCCGTGGTCCGCGGCTCGGGACGCGCGGTCACTGAACTGTCCTCGGTAGCCCGTCAATCCGGCATCCCGGTCTCCGCCCACGGCACCGGCGGCGCCTGGATGATCGCCGACTCCAGCGCCGACGGCGCCCGGTTCGGGGCGGCCGTGCGCCACTCGCTCGACCGCAAGGTCTGCAACACCCTCAACGTCGCGGTCGTCGTGGCCGACCGGGCGGAGGAACTGATCCCGGTGCTGCTGGGCGCGGCCGACCAGGCCGCGGCGGCCCGGGGAGGCGTAGCGCGGCTGCACGTCGCCTCCGGCAGCGAGGGCTGGCTACCCGCCGACGTGTTCACCACCACCATCGAGGTCAAACGCGCGGCCGGCGTGGTCGAGGAGCCGCGCGCCACCCTGCTGCCCGTCCACCGGCTCGGCACCGAATGGGAATGGGAGGACACCCCCGAGATCAGCATCGTCGTCGTTGACGGGCTCGAGCAGGCAGCGGGCCTGTTCAACAGCTACAGCCCGCACTTCGTCGCCTCCCTCATCGCCGAGGACGCGACCGCGCAGGCACGTTTCCGGGCGCTGGTGGACGCACCGTTCCTCGGCGACGGATTCACCCGCTGGGTCGACGGCCAGTACGCCCTCGACCAGCCCGAGCTCGGCTTGTCGAACTGGGAGCGCGGACGCCTGCTGGCGCGCGGGGGAGTGCTCACCGGTGCCGACCTGACCACCAGGCAGCTGTTCGCCCACCACGACGATCCCCAGCAGCACCGCTGA
- a CDS encoding enterochelin esterase domain-containing protein, whose translation MDEQARRARLMRTIPPHSFRPWPLPRAVSPAVQRLEAALAAASADQVPALVDRFVATELADGTPLIEQSPKPGHSIVTFCYRGAGAKLVYLAANRLTDHLDPADTLMRRLDRTDLAVLSVEMPNDWIAGYQFITPPAPLPSAALHEPFTARQLQSISKFIRTDPLAREHLPNKLHPEQHSVVALPDAIALPASSRAEGWQRSDHQITTPVSGSDVPVTVFRHPQAGADAPVVLVLDGEVWLQDDLLINSLHQAIGTGRIPPIQLVLLHAGGAGARQLDYACELDESELLLEKVADVLEGSVSAPWITAGSSLGGLFAMLSAVRHRGPIAGAVAQSPSLWWPSDAPMNPVVGRWFTEFADAAGASSPVVVQLGLLENTLATTVLEAREALRSRGELIETPADLVRGGHDIVWWRRALPAGLIAQLSRFN comes from the coding sequence ATGGACGAACAAGCCAGGCGCGCCCGATTGATGAGGACGATCCCTCCGCACAGCTTCCGGCCGTGGCCGTTGCCGCGGGCAGTCTCCCCGGCTGTGCAGCGCCTGGAGGCTGCGCTGGCGGCCGCGTCCGCCGACCAGGTGCCGGCGCTGGTCGACCGGTTCGTGGCCACCGAACTCGCTGATGGCACCCCGCTGATCGAGCAGTCACCGAAGCCGGGCCACAGCATCGTGACGTTCTGCTACCGCGGTGCCGGCGCCAAGCTGGTCTATCTGGCGGCCAACCGGCTGACCGACCACCTCGACCCCGCCGACACCTTGATGCGCAGGCTCGACCGCACCGACCTTGCGGTGCTGAGCGTCGAGATGCCGAACGACTGGATCGCGGGCTATCAGTTCATCACTCCGCCCGCACCGCTACCCAGCGCGGCGCTGCACGAGCCATTCACCGCGCGCCAGCTGCAGTCGATCTCCAAGTTCATCCGCACCGACCCGCTCGCCCGCGAGCATCTGCCCAACAAGCTGCACCCCGAGCAGCACAGTGTCGTCGCCTTGCCCGACGCCATTGCGCTGCCGGCCTCCAGCCGTGCCGAGGGCTGGCAGCGCAGCGATCACCAGATCACCACGCCGGTCAGCGGCAGCGACGTGCCCGTGACGGTCTTCCGGCACCCGCAGGCCGGGGCGGACGCACCGGTCGTGCTCGTCCTCGACGGCGAGGTCTGGCTGCAGGACGATCTGCTCATCAACTCGCTGCATCAGGCGATCGGCACCGGTCGGATCCCGCCGATCCAGTTGGTTCTGCTGCATGCCGGTGGCGCGGGCGCTCGGCAGCTGGACTACGCCTGCGAACTGGACGAATCCGAACTGCTGCTCGAGAAGGTCGCCGATGTGCTGGAGGGCAGCGTGAGCGCGCCGTGGATCACCGCCGGCTCGAGCCTGGGCGGCCTGTTCGCGATGCTCAGCGCGGTCCGTCACCGGGGCCCGATCGCTGGCGCCGTCGCCCAATCCCCGTCGCTGTGGTGGCCGAGCGACGCCCCGATGAACCCGGTCGTGGGGCGCTGGTTCACCGAGTTCGCCGACGCCGCCGGGGCCAGCTCTCCGGTCGTCGTCCAGCTGGGGCTGCTCGAGAACACCCTGGCCACGACCGTTCTGGAGGCTCGGGAGGCGCTTCGCTCGCGAGGCGAACTCATCGAGACCCCCGCCGATCTGGTGCGCGGCGGGCACGACATCGTCTGGTGGCGGCGTGCGCTGCCGGCCGGGCTGATCGCCCAGCTGTCGCGATTCAATTGA
- the fepB gene encoding Fe2+-enterobactin ABC transporter substrate-binding protein, with product MTRSLVRYGSALVAAAALALTACGGSSTEDAGSSASPSTEQSSSASFPLTFENADGTTTEIPAQPERIVSTAVTLTGGLLSFDAPVIASGAAANGKFFAQWADVATQHGVETLWSAGSVDLEAVIAQDPDLIVVAASGADSTKDNIADLQAIAPTIVVDYSDGTWEDTTLKLAEAAGLTDQAEVTIADFEAHVSDVAGKITVPEGKANIVSYNGPGQNNPIGMTTGPHAQLLGELGFTIEEPKAEWHAQEGGARSDFVFASYENLTELTAETTFILSQDNEGAQAFADDPVLANVPSVVNKQVYGLGKNSFRIDFYSATEIADGILQNFGNA from the coding sequence ATGACACGCAGCCTCGTCCGCTACGGCTCAGCACTGGTAGCGGCCGCCGCACTGGCATTGACCGCCTGCGGTGGTTCGTCCACCGAAGATGCCGGCTCCAGTGCCAGCCCCTCGACCGAGCAATCGAGTTCGGCAAGCTTTCCGCTGACCTTCGAAAATGCCGACGGCACGACCACCGAGATCCCCGCACAGCCGGAACGTATCGTCTCGACCGCGGTCACCCTGACCGGCGGCCTGCTCTCCTTCGATGCCCCGGTGATCGCCTCGGGTGCGGCAGCCAACGGCAAGTTCTTCGCCCAGTGGGCCGACGTAGCCACCCAGCACGGCGTCGAGACCCTGTGGTCGGCCGGCAGCGTCGACCTGGAGGCCGTCATCGCCCAAGATCCCGACCTGATCGTCGTCGCCGCGTCCGGCGCCGACTCGACCAAGGACAACATCGCCGATCTGCAGGCCATCGCCCCGACGATCGTTGTCGACTACTCCGACGGCACCTGGGAGGACACCACCCTCAAACTGGCCGAGGCGGCCGGGCTGACCGACCAGGCCGAAGTGACCATCGCCGACTTCGAGGCGCACGTCAGCGACGTCGCCGGCAAGATCACCGTTCCCGAGGGGAAGGCGAACATCGTCTCCTACAACGGTCCCGGCCAGAACAACCCGATCGGCATGACGACCGGCCCGCACGCTCAGCTGCTCGGTGAACTGGGCTTCACGATCGAGGAACCGAAGGCCGAGTGGCATGCTCAAGAGGGTGGCGCGCGTAGCGACTTCGTCTTCGCGTCCTACGAGAACCTGACCGAACTGACCGCCGAGACCACGTTCATCCTCTCGCAGGACAACGAGGGCGCCCAGGCATTCGCGGACGACCCCGTGCTGGCGAACGTGCCCAGCGTGGTCAACAAGCAGGTCTATGGCCTCGGCAAGAACTCCTTCCGCATCGACTTCTACTCAGCGACCGAGATCGCCGACGGCATCCTGCAGAACTTCGGGAACGCCTGA
- a CDS encoding FecCD family ABC transporter permease produces the protein MLRPSTDQTTRRVLSGRAVWLVVAAVVLVALLPVSVLVGEVPITAQQAWDAYFHFDPLVTEHLLVRNVRVPRTIIAVIVGAALGASGVIIQALTRNPLAEPGLLGVNAGATFAVACGIAIFQYQALTAGLVFGFLGSGLAGAAVYLLGGVRQGAGPVRLVLAGSALSVVLLAATRIVIINSDEQVFNRFRSWTVGSLEGRGPDLLLPTGLAVLAGLLICFALANSLDASALGADLSRSLGAHPGRVLSAAALVVMLMCGAATAAVGPISFVGLTAPHLGRQIVGLNHRKLIPATALLAAVIVLAADIAGRLVVSSGEISVGIMIGFIGAPVFIGIVRRRKLAQL, from the coding sequence TTGTTGCGACCATCGACCGACCAGACCACACGGCGTGTCCTCAGCGGACGCGCCGTGTGGCTCGTCGTCGCCGCGGTCGTGCTCGTCGCACTGCTGCCGGTATCGGTGCTGGTCGGCGAGGTACCGATCACCGCGCAGCAGGCATGGGACGCCTACTTTCACTTCGATCCGCTGGTGACCGAACACCTGCTGGTACGCAACGTGCGGGTGCCCCGCACCATCATCGCGGTCATCGTCGGCGCGGCGCTCGGAGCGTCCGGGGTCATCATTCAGGCATTGACCCGCAATCCGCTGGCCGAGCCGGGCCTGCTCGGCGTCAACGCCGGCGCCACCTTCGCGGTCGCCTGCGGTATCGCGATCTTTCAGTATCAGGCGTTGACCGCCGGGCTGGTCTTCGGCTTTCTGGGCTCCGGCCTGGCCGGTGCCGCCGTCTACCTGCTGGGCGGGGTACGCCAGGGTGCGGGCCCGGTCAGGCTGGTGCTGGCCGGGTCGGCGCTCAGCGTCGTACTGCTGGCCGCGACCCGGATCGTCATCATCAACTCCGACGAGCAGGTCTTCAACCGTTTCCGCTCCTGGACCGTCGGTTCGCTCGAAGGCCGTGGCCCCGATCTGCTGCTGCCCACCGGCCTTGCCGTGCTGGCAGGATTGCTGATCTGCTTCGCGCTGGCCAATTCGTTGGACGCCAGCGCCCTCGGCGCGGATCTGAGCCGCTCACTGGGCGCCCACCCCGGCAGGGTGCTGAGCGCTGCCGCGCTGGTGGTCATGCTGATGTGCGGTGCTGCCACCGCGGCGGTAGGCCCGATCAGTTTCGTCGGCCTCACCGCGCCCCACCTCGGACGCCAGATCGTCGGCCTCAACCATCGCAAGCTCATTCCCGCCACCGCGCTGCTCGCCGCTGTCATCGTGCTGGCCGCCGACATCGCCGGGCGCCTGGTGGTCAGCAGCGGAGAAATCAGCGTTGGCATCATGATCGGCTTCATCGGCGCGCCGGTGTTCATCGGGATCGTGCGGCGCAGGAAGCTGGCCCAGCTGTGA
- a CDS encoding FecCD family ABC transporter permease, translated as MNRATTREASSGSQPSPIVTGRVLRGRDFSLLVQPRALLVIGILLAVAVLLALIGLTQGKVAVPLGDIIPAIFGNGERKHVLALGLRMPRVVAALTAGAALGVSGAVFQSVSNNALGSPDVIGLTTGAASGAITQIVLFDAGPVQVMLAALAGGVGTALAIYLLSLKGGVTGGYRLVLIGLGVGALLGSYNSLLMVRGQVEQAVSANIWIAGSLDGRQWTQVLPVLIGTIIVVPITILLARRATLVEMGDDIASQLGVRAEPTRRWLIFCGVALAALATAAVGPIAFIALSAPQIARRLSRARGLSIVPAALMGSCLLLGADVVSQAIPTATTLPIGQVTGLIGGIYLAWLLTRSKQL; from the coding sequence GTGAACCGCGCGACCACGCGCGAGGCGTCGTCCGGCTCGCAGCCCAGCCCCATCGTCACCGGGCGGGTGTTGCGCGGCAGGGACTTCTCGCTGCTCGTCCAACCCCGGGCGCTGCTGGTCATCGGCATTCTGCTGGCTGTCGCGGTGCTGCTGGCCCTCATCGGCCTCACCCAGGGCAAGGTGGCAGTCCCGCTCGGCGACATCATCCCCGCCATCTTCGGCAACGGCGAGCGGAAACATGTGCTCGCCCTGGGGCTGCGGATGCCGCGGGTCGTGGCGGCGCTGACCGCAGGCGCGGCCCTCGGCGTCTCGGGTGCGGTGTTTCAGTCGGTGTCCAACAACGCGCTCGGTTCCCCGGACGTGATCGGCCTGACCACCGGCGCTGCCAGTGGCGCGATCACCCAGATCGTCTTGTTCGACGCGGGGCCGGTCCAAGTGATGCTCGCCGCCCTGGCCGGCGGCGTCGGTACCGCGCTGGCGATCTACTTGCTGAGCCTGAAAGGCGGGGTGACCGGCGGCTACCGGCTCGTCCTGATCGGGCTGGGCGTGGGAGCGCTGCTCGGCTCCTACAACAGCCTGCTCATGGTGCGCGGTCAGGTGGAGCAGGCGGTCTCGGCCAATATCTGGATCGCCGGATCCCTGGACGGCCGGCAGTGGACGCAGGTGCTGCCCGTGCTGATCGGCACCATCATCGTCGTGCCCATCACGATCCTGCTTGCCAGGAGGGCAACGCTGGTCGAGATGGGCGACGACATCGCCAGTCAGCTGGGGGTTCGGGCCGAGCCCACCCGGCGCTGGCTGATCTTCTGCGGCGTCGCGCTGGCCGCGCTGGCCACCGCGGCCGTCGGCCCGATCGCGTTCATCGCGCTGTCCGCGCCGCAGATCGCGCGGCGTCTCAGCCGGGCCCGAGGGCTCAGCATCGTGCCGGCGGCGCTGATGGGGTCCTGTCTGCTGCTCGGCGCCGATGTGGTCAGCCAGGCCATCCCGACCGCGACCACTCTGCCGATCGGCCAGGTCACGGGCCTGATCGGCGGCATCTACCTCGCCTGGCTGCTCACCCGCAGTAAACAGCTCTGA
- a CDS encoding ABC transporter ATP-binding protein → MSAAPHIHAQELTLAYDQRVVSHDLSVEIPHGKITIIVGPNACGKSTLLRAMSRLLTPEKGVVMLDGKAVNSVGSKEFARRLGLLPQQSQAPYGITVGDLAARGRYPHQKMLQQWSYDDEAAVRRALSACGVLDLADRPVDELSGGQRQRVWISLLLAQDPPTMLLDEPTTYLDIANQLEVLELVRQLNQDEGRTMVLVLHDLMLAARYADHLIVMHDGAIAATGPVPEVLTEQLLAEVFQIRAQISVDPLTGRPLVVPLMSLRHERTVQRRSAGDQETSGTTPPMPS, encoded by the coding sequence GTGAGCGCAGCACCACACATCCACGCTCAGGAACTCACCTTGGCCTACGACCAGCGGGTCGTCTCGCACGACCTGAGTGTCGAGATCCCGCACGGCAAGATCACGATCATCGTCGGCCCGAACGCCTGCGGCAAGTCCACCCTGCTGCGTGCCATGTCGCGGCTGCTGACCCCCGAAAAGGGCGTCGTCATGCTCGACGGCAAAGCCGTCAACTCCGTCGGATCGAAGGAATTCGCCCGCCGGCTGGGGCTGTTGCCGCAGCAGTCCCAGGCACCCTACGGCATCACCGTGGGCGACCTCGCCGCGCGCGGGCGCTATCCGCACCAGAAGATGCTGCAACAGTGGTCCTACGACGACGAAGCCGCCGTGCGTCGCGCGCTGTCGGCCTGCGGGGTGCTCGACCTGGCCGATCGTCCCGTCGACGAGCTGTCGGGTGGCCAACGCCAGCGCGTCTGGATCTCTCTGCTGCTGGCCCAGGATCCGCCCACCATGCTGCTGGACGAGCCCACGACCTACCTCGACATCGCCAATCAGCTCGAGGTCTTGGAACTGGTGCGCCAACTCAACCAGGACGAAGGCCGCACCATGGTGCTGGTGCTGCACGATCTGATGCTGGCCGCTCGCTACGCCGACCATCTGATCGTCATGCACGACGGCGCAATCGCAGCGACCGGCCCGGTGCCCGAGGTGCTGACCGAGCAGCTCTTGGCCGAGGTCTTCCAGATCCGGGCACAGATCAGCGTGGATCCCCTGACCGGACGGCCGCTGGTCGTCCCGCTGATGTCGCTGCGTCACGAACGCACCGTGCAGCGCAGATCGGCCGGAGATCAGGAGACCAGCGGCACAACCCCGCCGATGCCCTCATGA
- a CDS encoding HAD-IIA family hydrolase, which yields MTYGIRITTPEELAALPHPHAWLCDMDGVLIRENLVLPGAKEFISALESSGTPYLVLTNNSIFTRRDLSARLATSGLDIPEERIWTSAVATADFLASQSHGGSAYVIGEAGLTTALHQQGFVMTDTKPEYVVLGETRNYSFSAITQAIRLIEGGAKFIATNPDASGPSPEGTLPATGSVAALITTATNRKPYFVGKPNPIMIRAGLNRIGVHSETTAFIGDRMDTDMRSGLEAGLQTHLVLSGSTALEDVSTYPFRPVAIHEGIGGVVPLVS from the coding sequence ATGACCTACGGGATCCGAATCACGACTCCAGAAGAACTCGCAGCCCTCCCGCACCCACACGCCTGGTTGTGCGACATGGACGGTGTGCTGATTCGCGAGAACCTCGTGCTGCCGGGCGCCAAGGAGTTCATCAGCGCCCTCGAGTCCAGCGGAACACCGTATCTGGTGTTGACGAACAACTCGATCTTCACCCGGCGCGACCTGTCGGCCCGGCTAGCGACGTCGGGGTTGGACATTCCCGAGGAGCGAATCTGGACTAGTGCCGTAGCCACCGCCGATTTCCTGGCTTCCCAAAGTCATGGCGGCAGCGCCTACGTGATCGGCGAGGCCGGCCTGACGACCGCGCTGCACCAGCAGGGCTTCGTGATGACCGACACCAAACCCGAGTACGTAGTGCTCGGCGAGACCCGCAACTACTCGTTCTCGGCGATCACCCAGGCGATCCGGCTCATCGAGGGTGGCGCCAAGTTCATCGCCACCAACCCGGACGCGTCCGGCCCCTCGCCCGAAGGCACCCTGCCGGCCACCGGTTCGGTGGCTGCACTGATCACCACGGCCACCAACCGCAAGCCCTACTTCGTGGGCAAGCCGAATCCGATCATGATCCGGGCAGGGCTCAACCGCATCGGTGTGCACTCGGAGACCACGGCCTTCATCGGTGACCGGATGGACACCGACATGCGGTCGGGTCTGGAGGCCGGCCTGCAGACCCACCTCGTGCTGTCGGGCTCAACCGCCCTGGAGGATGTCAGCACCTACCCGTTCCGCCCGGTGGCCATTCATGAGGGCATCGGCGGGGTTGTGCCGCTGGTCTCCTGA